The Desulfoscipio gibsoniae DSM 7213 genome contains a region encoding:
- a CDS encoding indolepyruvate ferredoxin oxidoreductase subunit alpha, with amino-acid sequence MFMVQIDPDKCEGCGECTASCPAEILEMDGDKATVAGDPNDCLGCETCVSVCPNGAVSITES; translated from the coding sequence ATGTTCATGGTACAAATCGACCCGGATAAATGCGAAGGTTGCGGCGAATGCACTGCATCCTGCCCGGCTGAAATTTTGGAAATGGATGGCGATAAAGCTACCGTAGCCGGTGATCCCAATGACTGCCTGGGCTGCGAAACCTGCGTAAGCGTTTGTCCGAATGGTGCTGTTTCAATTACCGAATCATAA
- a CDS encoding DUF6125 family protein, whose product MPQMKNIQDLTKEQLIDFVTDLSKRWLAHDGLWFQAVEKKYGLENAIDADSDAWDKFTVLEANRIKQFLGLPEQGGLDALDQALRFRLYAFLNKQEIIRQAPNKLVFRMNACRVQAARERKKMDFFPCKPVGLVEYSGFARAIDPRISIRCICCPPDELQDGCHCAWEFTLEE is encoded by the coding sequence GTGCCACAAATGAAAAATATTCAGGATCTGACCAAGGAGCAATTGATTGATTTTGTAACCGATTTGAGCAAACGCTGGCTGGCCCATGACGGTCTGTGGTTTCAGGCTGTAGAAAAAAAATACGGCCTGGAAAACGCTATTGATGCTGACTCTGATGCCTGGGATAAGTTCACTGTCCTGGAAGCCAACCGGATTAAACAGTTTCTCGGCCTGCCCGAACAAGGCGGTCTGGACGCGCTGGACCAGGCTTTGCGGTTCCGCTTATATGCTTTTTTAAACAAACAGGAAATTATCCGCCAGGCGCCCAACAAGCTGGTTTTTCGGATGAATGCCTGCCGGGTACAGGCGGCGCGGGAGCGCAAAAAAATGGACTTTTTCCCGTGCAAACCGGTGGGGCTGGTGGAATACAGCGGCTTTGCCCGTGCCATTGACCCGCGTATCAGCATCCGGTGCATCTGTTGCCCGCCGGATGAACTTCAAGATGGCTGCCACTGTGCGTGGGAGTTCACATTGGAAGAGTAA